From the Nitrobacter hamburgensis X14 genome, one window contains:
- a CDS encoding DUF6489 family protein — protein MKVNIEIDCTPLEARQFMGLPDVQPMQNAVMDKLQQKMAENIDKFSPEAILQNWFTFDPKMAERFQDMFVNMSGFGTGRTKDKK, from the coding sequence ATGAAAGTGAATATCGAGATCGACTGTACGCCGCTCGAGGCCCGCCAGTTTATGGGGCTTCCAGACGTGCAACCGATGCAGAACGCCGTGATGGACAAGCTCCAGCAGAAGATGGCGGAGAACATCGACAAGTTCTCGCCGGAAGCGATCCTGCAGAACTGGTTTACCTTCGATCCGAAGATGGCCGAGCGCTTTCAGGACATGTTCGTCAACATGTCGGGATTCGGAACAGGCCGGACAAAAGACAAAAAGTAG
- a CDS encoding serine hydrolase domain-containing protein yields the protein MPTSAPTSPETAGMSKAALDRIDDHLKRRYIDAGRFPGTQLVVYRRGNIVHSAVQGLADLERQVPMKDDTIFRIYSMTKPITSVAFMMLVEQGLVALDEPVHKYIPEWKNLGVFQAGTAPAFMTRPPARPMQIVDLLRHTSGLTYGFQQRSNVDAAYRDRQIGTIEMAGTLDSMIADLADIPLEFSPGEAWNYSVSTDVIGYLVGKISGIPFEQFLKERIFNPLGMADTDFFVPADKTHRLAACYNATAAGMTSFHSPNAKGSLALQDDPATSSFLSPPEFISGGGGLCSTAADYLTFCRALLNGGELGGVRLIGPKTLALMTTNHLPGNRDLPEMSRSMFAEASYSGIGFGLGFSVTMDPAKTLIPGSPGEYAWGGAATTSFWIDPAEELIAIFMTQVLPSSAYPIRRELRTMVYAAITDSNL from the coding sequence ATGCCAACCTCCGCTCCCACCTCTCCCGAAACCGCCGGCATGTCCAAGGCCGCGCTCGATCGGATCGACGACCATCTGAAGCGGCGATACATCGACGCGGGCCGGTTTCCGGGCACGCAGCTTGTGGTCTATCGGCGCGGTAACATCGTGCACAGCGCGGTGCAGGGTCTGGCCGACCTCGAACGCCAGGTGCCGATGAAAGACGACACCATCTTCCGCATCTATTCCATGACCAAACCGATTACGTCGGTCGCGTTCATGATGCTGGTGGAGCAAGGCCTCGTTGCGCTCGACGAGCCGGTTCACAAGTACATTCCCGAGTGGAAAAACCTTGGCGTGTTCCAGGCCGGCACCGCTCCCGCCTTCATGACCAGACCGCCGGCGCGACCTATGCAGATCGTCGACCTGCTGCGGCATACATCCGGGCTGACTTACGGTTTCCAGCAGCGCAGCAACGTCGACGCCGCCTATCGCGACAGGCAGATCGGCACGATTGAGATGGCCGGCACGCTCGATTCGATGATCGCGGACCTCGCCGATATCCCGCTGGAGTTCTCGCCCGGCGAAGCCTGGAACTACTCGGTGTCCACCGATGTGATCGGCTATCTCGTCGGCAAGATCAGCGGCATCCCGTTCGAGCAATTCCTGAAAGAGCGCATTTTCAATCCGCTGGGAATGGCCGACACCGACTTCTTCGTCCCGGCCGACAAAACGCATCGCCTGGCGGCCTGCTACAATGCGACGGCAGCCGGCATGACGTCGTTTCATTCGCCGAACGCGAAGGGCAGCCTGGCGTTGCAGGACGATCCGGCGACCAGTTCCTTCCTCTCTCCGCCCGAATTCATTTCCGGCGGCGGCGGTCTGTGCTCGACGGCGGCCGACTACCTCACCTTCTGCCGGGCGCTGCTCAACGGCGGCGAACTCGGCGGCGTCAGGCTGATCGGGCCGAAAACGCTGGCGCTGATGACAACCAATCACCTGCCGGGCAACCGGGACCTGCCGGAGATGTCGCGATCGATGTTTGCGGAAGCGAGCTACAGCGGCATCGGCTTCGGCCTCGGCTTTTCCGTGACCATGGACCCCGCAAAGACACTCATCCCCGGGAGCCCCGGCGAGTATGCCTGGGGCGGTGCTGCGACGACATCGTTCTGGATCGATCCGGCGGAAGAGCTGATCGCCATATTCATGACGCAGGTGCTGCCGTCGAGCGCCTATCCGATCCGGCGCGAGCTTCGCACCATGGTGTATGCGGCCATCACCGACAGCAATCTTTGA
- a CDS encoding TetR/AcrR family transcriptional regulator: MSNLRMTSDLRRELILSAAKQCFARYGFAGTTTKSVAAAASISEALLFKHFPTKSALYAEILAEACQADPALHRLLDREPSTETLVVLIRGMVEHFLNASASPDQQEAQRLRLMISSQLDDGEFARLLYEKIRDLIGRAFTTSLERAIAAGDAVPVGREPLNLFWFAHHTVLMMVLTKLPSVPTLSYGAAPGLERQICEFILRGVGLNAAAIALHLDKQPVFNAAHAPAAESA, from the coding sequence ATGAGCAATCTGCGGATGACCAGCGATCTGCGCCGGGAATTGATTCTGAGCGCCGCGAAGCAATGCTTTGCGCGCTATGGATTCGCAGGCACCACGACCAAGAGCGTTGCCGCCGCCGCCTCGATCTCCGAGGCGTTATTGTTCAAACACTTTCCGACCAAGTCGGCGCTCTATGCGGAAATTCTGGCTGAGGCCTGTCAGGCGGATCCGGCGCTGCATCGCTTGCTCGATCGCGAGCCTTCGACGGAAACGCTGGTCGTTCTCATCCGCGGCATGGTCGAGCACTTCCTGAATGCCTCCGCCTCGCCGGATCAGCAGGAGGCACAACGCCTGCGCCTCATGATCTCAAGCCAGCTCGACGACGGCGAATTCGCCCGATTGCTGTACGAAAAGATCCGGGACCTGATAGGTCGGGCCTTCACGACCTCGCTCGAGCGTGCGATCGCCGCCGGGGATGCGGTGCCGGTCGGACGCGAGCCGCTCAATCTGTTCTGGTTTGCTCATCACACGGTTCTCATGATGGTTCTGACCAAGCTTCCCTCCGTTCCGACCCTGTCGTACGGCGCCGCGCCCGGCCTGGAGCGGCAGATCTGTGAATTCATTCTTCGCGGAGTCGGCCTGAACGCAGCGGCGATTGCCTTGCATCTGGACAAGCAACCTGTATTCAACGCCGCCCACGCGCCGGCCGCAGAAAGTGCATGA
- a CDS encoding Glu/Leu/Phe/Val family dehydrogenase, protein MTVYSGPVFDMAVQQFGVIANHLSIPMDERERILMPKRAITVSCPIHRDDGSITVFEGYRVQHHLTMGPTKGGTRFAPSVDIGEVAALAIWMSWKCALAGLPYGGAKGGVRVDPASISKRELEGLSRRYMQEMIPFVGPHTDVMAPDMGTNEQVMAWFMDTYSMYHGRTVTEIVTGKPVSSGGTLGRREATGRGVAYLARRVMKDLDIAFDGATAVVQGFGNVGSQAALELYNSGVKVIAVGDHTGALYDRKGLDIPALMRHAAAHGSIAGYSNQLHYDPAAILTVPCDVLVPAAVERVIDAHVAENLKCRVLAEGANGPTTPEADLILEKRQREIFLIPDILCNSGGVVVSYFEWVQDLQQLFWEEEEVMRREYQILDRAFDQMVRRAKKDNIPHRTAAMALGVEKVRAAKTTRGLFP, encoded by the coding sequence ATGACGGTCTATTCCGGCCCGGTCTTCGACATGGCAGTCCAGCAATTCGGGGTCATCGCCAATCATCTGTCGATCCCGATGGACGAGCGCGAGCGCATCCTGATGCCGAAGCGGGCGATCACGGTTTCCTGCCCGATCCATCGCGACGACGGCTCGATCACGGTTTTCGAGGGCTACCGCGTGCAGCATCACCTGACGATGGGCCCGACCAAGGGCGGCACGCGCTTCGCGCCTAGCGTGGACATCGGCGAGGTGGCCGCGCTTGCCATCTGGATGAGCTGGAAATGCGCGCTGGCCGGGTTGCCTTATGGCGGGGCCAAGGGCGGCGTCAGGGTCGATCCCGCATCGATTTCGAAGCGCGAACTGGAAGGGCTGTCGCGCCGCTACATGCAGGAGATGATTCCGTTCGTCGGGCCGCACACCGATGTGATGGCGCCGGACATGGGCACCAATGAGCAGGTGATGGCGTGGTTCATGGATACGTACTCCATGTACCATGGCCGCACCGTCACCGAGATCGTCACCGGCAAGCCGGTGAGTTCAGGCGGCACGCTCGGCCGCCGCGAAGCCACCGGCCGCGGCGTTGCCTATCTCGCCCGCCGCGTGATGAAGGACCTCGACATCGCGTTCGATGGCGCGACCGCGGTTGTTCAGGGCTTTGGCAACGTCGGCTCCCAGGCGGCGCTCGAACTTTACAATTCCGGCGTCAAGGTCATCGCGGTGGGAGATCACACCGGCGCGCTTTATGACAGGAAGGGGCTGGATATTCCCGCGCTGATGCGCCATGCCGCCGCGCACGGGAGCATCGCCGGCTATTCCAACCAGCTTCACTACGATCCCGCCGCCATCCTGACGGTGCCGTGCGACGTGCTCGTTCCCGCCGCCGTGGAGCGCGTGATCGATGCGCATGTCGCCGAGAACCTGAAATGCCGCGTGCTGGCAGAAGGCGCCAATGGGCCGACGACGCCGGAGGCCGATCTGATCCTGGAGAAGCGCCAGCGCGAGATTTTCCTGATCCCCGACATCCTCTGCAATTCGGGCGGCGTGGTGGTCAGTTATTTCGAATGGGTGCAGGACCTTCAGCAACTGTTCTGGGAAGAAGAGGAAGTGATGCGCCGCGAATACCAGATCCTGGACCGGGCGTTCGACCAGATGGTCCGCCGCGCGAAAAAGGACAACATCCCGCATCGCACCGCGGCGATGGCGCTGGGTGTCGAGAAGGTGCGGGCCGCGAAGACCACGCGGGGACTTTTTCCGTGA
- a CDS encoding multidrug efflux RND transporter permease subunit — protein MAFTDIFIKRPVLSVVVSLLILLIGLAAAFNLPIRQYPKLSNTVITVTTVYPGASPELMQGFITTPIEQAVASAEGVDYITSASTQSQSQIKVYVKLNFDPNAALTEVLSKVNSVRYLIPKEANDPVILKSTGETTAVMYIGFSSDELSGSAISDYLTRVVQPILSTVDGVASADILGGQTFAMRVWLDPVKMAGRNVSTTEVAAAIAANNFQAAAGQTKGYYTISNVSTNTDLQNVEQFKRMTVKAKDGGFVRMEDIADVQLTAQSTDASVAFSGQRAIFIGVQATPQGNPLNIVEGVRALFPDIERNLPPSMKMKVAYDSTKFITSSIHEVQKTLIEAVAIVIVVIFLFLASLRSVIIPVVTIPLSLIGVCALMMAAGFSFNLLTLLAMVLAIGLVVDDAIVVVENIYRHIEEGKTPVQASLQGAREIVGPVVSMTITLAAVYAPIGFLGGLTGALFREFAFTLAGAVIVSGVIALTLSPMMCSVLLKHGGQGWFATKVDKIFTSVTHWYGRRLDRSLDYRPITALFAVTILGLVGFLYMNTSKELAPEEDQGIVFAVIKGPKYANIDYMDFYGDKLDKKFASFPETDLRFMINGTNGINNGIAGMLLKPWDERTRSAMDIKPLVQADISKVEGVSAFAFNRPPLPGGPGGLPVQMVLYTTAGFQAVYEEMNKLKEAARKSGLFIVSDSDLDFNQPVVRVAIDRTKANDLGVNMQQIGATLATLLGGNYVNRFNLQGRSYQVIPQVPRGLRLSPESLDGYYVPSITGQQIPLSTLVTIKTDSDPNALTHYNQLNAATFQAVPMPGVTVGHAVDFLEQQAKNLPKGFSHDYLADARQYVTEGNQLAIAFGFALIIIYLVLAAQFESLRDPLVIMISVPMAISGALIPLFFGVATINIYTQVGLLTLIGLISKHGILMVEFANELQLKEGLDKRSAIEMAARVRLRPILMTTAAMVTGLLPLLTASGAGAASRFSIGLVVVSGMMIGTMFTLFVLPAVYVAIATDHLAGAGSERNKQIADFDSKALRPT, from the coding sequence ATGGCATTCACCGATATCTTCATCAAGCGGCCGGTGTTGTCGGTCGTCGTCAGCCTGCTGATCCTGCTGATCGGCCTGGCGGCGGCCTTCAATCTGCCGATCCGGCAGTATCCGAAGCTGTCCAACACCGTGATTACGGTCACCACGGTCTATCCGGGCGCGTCGCCGGAATTGATGCAGGGCTTTATCACCACGCCGATCGAGCAGGCGGTCGCATCGGCTGAGGGCGTCGACTACATCACCTCAGCCTCGACCCAGAGCCAGAGCCAGATCAAGGTCTACGTCAAATTGAACTTCGATCCGAACGCCGCGCTCACCGAGGTGCTGTCGAAAGTCAATTCGGTGAGGTACCTGATCCCGAAGGAAGCCAACGACCCGGTGATTCTGAAGTCCACCGGCGAGACCACGGCGGTGATGTATATCGGCTTCTCCAGCGACGAACTGTCGGGCTCGGCGATCTCCGACTACCTGACGCGCGTGGTGCAGCCGATCCTCTCGACCGTGGACGGCGTGGCCTCGGCCGACATCCTCGGCGGCCAGACCTTCGCGATGCGCGTCTGGCTCGATCCGGTGAAAATGGCCGGGCGCAACGTGTCGACCACGGAGGTCGCGGCCGCGATCGCCGCCAACAACTTCCAGGCGGCGGCCGGCCAGACCAAGGGCTACTACACGATCTCCAACGTCTCGACCAATACCGACCTGCAGAACGTCGAGCAGTTCAAGCGCATGACCGTGAAGGCCAAGGACGGCGGATTCGTGCGCATGGAGGATATCGCAGATGTTCAGCTTACCGCGCAGAGCACCGATGCGAGCGTCGCTTTCAGCGGCCAGCGCGCGATCTTCATCGGCGTGCAGGCGACCCCGCAGGGCAACCCGCTGAATATCGTCGAGGGTGTGCGGGCGCTGTTCCCCGACATCGAGCGGAATCTTCCGCCGTCGATGAAGATGAAGGTGGCCTACGACTCGACCAAGTTCATCACCTCCTCGATCCACGAGGTGCAGAAGACCCTGATCGAGGCGGTCGCCATCGTCATCGTGGTGATCTTCCTGTTCCTCGCCTCGCTGCGCTCGGTCATCATCCCGGTGGTGACGATCCCGCTGTCGCTGATCGGCGTCTGCGCGCTGATGATGGCGGCCGGATTCAGCTTCAATCTGCTGACGCTGCTGGCGATGGTGCTGGCCATCGGTCTCGTGGTCGATGACGCCATCGTGGTGGTGGAAAACATCTACCGCCATATCGAGGAGGGCAAGACGCCGGTTCAGGCGTCGTTGCAGGGCGCGCGTGAAATCGTCGGCCCGGTCGTTTCGATGACGATCACGCTGGCCGCGGTGTATGCGCCGATCGGCTTTCTCGGTGGCCTCACCGGCGCGCTGTTCCGCGAATTCGCCTTCACGCTGGCGGGGGCGGTGATCGTCTCCGGCGTCATCGCGCTGACGCTGTCGCCGATGATGTGCTCGGTGCTGCTGAAGCACGGCGGGCAGGGCTGGTTCGCCACCAAGGTCGACAAGATCTTCACCTCGGTCACGCACTGGTACGGCCGCAGGCTGGACCGTTCGCTCGACTACCGGCCGATCACGGCGCTGTTCGCGGTGACGATCCTCGGGCTCGTCGGCTTCCTCTACATGAACACATCAAAGGAGCTGGCGCCGGAGGAGGATCAGGGCATCGTATTCGCGGTCATCAAGGGGCCGAAATACGCCAATATCGACTACATGGATTTTTACGGCGACAAGCTCGACAAGAAGTTTGCGAGCTTTCCCGAGACCGACCTGCGCTTCATGATCAACGGTACCAACGGCATCAACAACGGCATTGCCGGCATGTTGCTGAAGCCGTGGGACGAGCGCACGCGGTCCGCGATGGATATCAAGCCGCTGGTGCAGGCCGACATCAGCAAGGTCGAGGGCGTGAGCGCCTTCGCCTTCAACCGGCCGCCGCTGCCGGGCGGTCCGGGCGGTCTGCCGGTGCAGATGGTGCTCTACACCACGGCCGGTTTCCAGGCGGTCTATGAGGAGATGAACAAGCTGAAGGAGGCGGCGCGCAAAAGCGGCCTGTTCATCGTCAGCGACAGCGATCTCGACTTCAACCAACCGGTGGTGCGAGTCGCCATCGACCGGACCAAGGCGAACGACCTCGGCGTCAACATGCAGCAGATCGGCGCGACGCTCGCGACGCTGCTCGGCGGCAACTACGTGAACCGCTTCAACCTCCAGGGACGCTCCTATCAGGTGATTCCGCAGGTACCGCGTGGCCTGCGCCTGTCGCCGGAATCGCTCGACGGCTACTATGTGCCGAGCATTACCGGCCAGCAGATTCCGCTGTCCACGCTGGTGACGATCAAGACGGACTCCGATCCCAACGCGCTGACGCACTACAACCAGCTCAATGCGGCGACCTTCCAGGCCGTGCCGATGCCGGGCGTGACGGTGGGCCACGCGGTGGACTTCCTCGAACAGCAAGCGAAAAATCTGCCGAAGGGATTCAGCCACGATTATCTCGCCGACGCACGACAATACGTAACGGAAGGCAATCAGCTCGCGATCGCTTTCGGCTTCGCGCTCATCATCATCTACCTGGTGCTGGCGGCGCAGTTCGAAAGCCTGCGCGATCCGCTCGTCATCATGATCAGCGTGCCGATGGCGATCTCGGGCGCGCTGATCCCGCTCTTCTTCGGGGTTGCGACCATCAACATCTATACCCAGGTGGGCCTGCTGACGTTGATCGGCCTCATCAGCAAACACGGCATCCTGATGGTCGAATTCGCCAACGAACTGCAGCTCAAGGAGGGTCTCGACAAACGCTCGGCGATCGAGATGGCGGCGCGGGTCCGACTGCGCCCGATCCTGATGACGACCGCGGCGATGGTCACCGGCCTGCTGCCGCTGCTGACGGCATCGGGCGCGGGGGCGGCGAGCCGGTTCTCGATCGGTCTCGTCGTCGTGTCGGGCATGATGATTGGAACGATGTTCACCCTGTTCGTGCTTCCGGCCGTCTATGTGGCGATTGCAACCGATCACCTGGCCGGCGCCGGGTCGGAGCGCAACAAGCAGATTGCCGATTTTGACTCGAAGGCGCTGCGGCCGACGTAA
- a CDS encoding efflux RND transporter periplasmic adaptor subunit — protein sequence MTVTRQGSTGDKTDVSARDLSGKSHARPVRMRRWFIVIGLLLAVLVAGLVGFNAFRAHMIAQFFANNKPPPVTISAVEAKSEVLPNLQRAVGSLAAVHQVNVTSDVNGRITDILFTAGSHVIKGTPLVQLFDKPDQGDLASFKAQATVARLALERAQQLKARQVGPQVTVDQAQAAFDQANAGIAKTEAIISQKLVRAPFDGVLGVRQVEVGQFLTAGTQIVSLTDLSTLYANFTVTEKDSGRLKVGQTVRVSVDAYPGKEFDGKITTIEPQISTDTRNIRVQATITNPGDILKPGMFANVIVVLPDKPAVITVPETAVEYTLYGDSVYLIKEKKEDDGKTSLTAERTFVRTGDRIHGRAVIEKGLKPGDKVAAVGQLKLQSGAAVEISQDPLPPIPEKPPLN from the coding sequence ATGACGGTAACAAGGCAAGGCAGTACCGGCGACAAGACCGACGTTTCGGCGCGTGACCTGAGCGGGAAGTCTCACGCGCGTCCGGTGCGCATGAGGCGCTGGTTCATCGTCATCGGCTTGCTGCTGGCGGTGCTCGTCGCCGGGCTGGTCGGGTTTAATGCGTTCCGCGCCCACATGATCGCGCAGTTCTTCGCCAACAACAAGCCGCCGCCGGTGACGATCAGCGCGGTCGAGGCGAAGTCCGAGGTGCTGCCGAACCTGCAGCGGGCTGTCGGCAGCCTCGCCGCGGTGCATCAGGTCAACGTCACGTCCGACGTCAACGGCCGCATCACCGACATCCTGTTCACCGCCGGCAGCCACGTCATCAAGGGCACGCCGCTGGTGCAACTGTTCGACAAGCCGGACCAGGGCGATCTCGCCAGCTTCAAGGCGCAGGCGACCGTCGCGCGACTCGCGCTGGAGAGGGCGCAGCAGCTCAAGGCGCGTCAGGTCGGCCCGCAAGTCACCGTGGATCAGGCGCAGGCCGCGTTCGACCAGGCCAATGCCGGCATCGCCAAGACCGAGGCGATCATTTCGCAGAAGCTGGTGCGCGCGCCGTTCGACGGCGTGCTCGGCGTGCGTCAGGTGGAAGTGGGACAATTTCTCACCGCCGGTACGCAGATCGTGTCGCTGACCGATCTCTCGACGCTGTACGCCAATTTCACCGTCACTGAAAAGGACAGCGGCCGGCTCAAAGTCGGCCAGACTGTACGAGTGTCGGTCGATGCTTATCCGGGCAAGGAGTTCGACGGCAAGATCACCACCATCGAGCCGCAGATTTCGACCGACACCCGCAACATTCGCGTCCAGGCGACCATCACCAACCCCGGCGATATCCTGAAACCCGGCATGTTCGCGAATGTGATCGTGGTGCTGCCTGACAAGCCGGCGGTCATCACGGTGCCGGAAACCGCAGTCGAGTACACGCTGTATGGCGACTCCGTCTATCTCATCAAGGAGAAGAAGGAGGATGACGGCAAGACCAGCTTGACCGCCGAGCGAACCTTCGTGCGCACCGGCGACCGGATCCACGGGCGTGCGGTAATCGAGAAAGGGCTGAAGCCCGGCGACAAGGTCGCTGCGGTCGGCCAGCTCAAGCTGCAGTCGGGCGCCGCGGTCGAGATCTCGCAGGATCCGCTGCCGCCGATCCCGGAGAAGCCGCCGCTGAACTGA
- a CDS encoding NAD(P)/FAD-dependent oxidoreductase codes for MITFGEAERFLGSESRVALVKADVLVLGAGIVGVSAALHLQKRGRDVILVDRHEGAGEETSYGNAGLIECASVFPYVFPYDLRQILRYALNRSAEAHYRFRDLPAFLPWLVRYFLASSPERAFRSAMAALPLIRRSLVEHEALIAEAGVPQLLRRTGWIKLFRSNATLDKGLADLERIRRYGVEADVLDDKAIAVREPNLSGTFAGAIHWPAPGFIPDPGALTKAYAALFVRRGGRFIAADARTLMQSEASWRVDGPNGALSGREAVIALGPWSDDVFRRLGYNMPLGIKRGYHLHLAPRGNAVLNHPVLDSDRGYLLAPMNRGIRLTTGAEFARRDAPPSPVQIERTLPMARELFPLGGAIDATPWMGRRPCMPDMLPVIGKAARHAGLWFDFGHQHHGLTLGPVTGRLLAEMMTGEEPLADPRPFAAERFG; via the coding sequence ATGATAACGTTCGGCGAGGCCGAACGATTTTTGGGTTCGGAGAGCCGTGTGGCGCTGGTCAAAGCCGATGTTCTGGTCCTGGGTGCGGGAATTGTCGGCGTTTCGGCCGCGTTGCATCTCCAGAAGCGAGGGCGGGATGTCATCCTCGTTGACAGGCACGAAGGGGCTGGCGAGGAGACGAGTTATGGAAATGCCGGCCTGATCGAATGCGCGTCGGTTTTCCCTTATGTGTTTCCCTACGATTTGCGGCAGATTCTGCGTTATGCGCTGAACCGGTCCGCGGAAGCGCATTATCGTTTTCGCGATCTGCCGGCGTTTTTGCCGTGGCTGGTCCGGTATTTCCTGGCGTCCTCACCTGAACGTGCGTTCCGCAGCGCGATGGCCGCCTTGCCGCTGATCAGGCGCAGCCTTGTCGAGCATGAAGCGCTGATCGCAGAGGCCGGTGTGCCTCAACTCCTGCGCCGGACGGGTTGGATCAAGCTGTTCCGGTCGAATGCGACGCTCGACAAGGGCCTCGCCGACCTCGAACGTATCCGCCGGTATGGGGTCGAAGCGGATGTTCTTGACGATAAAGCGATCGCCGTTCGCGAGCCCAACCTGTCGGGAACGTTCGCCGGTGCCATTCACTGGCCGGCGCCGGGCTTTATTCCGGATCCGGGAGCATTGACGAAAGCCTATGCGGCGTTGTTCGTGCGTCGCGGCGGCCGTTTCATCGCGGCCGACGCGCGGACGCTGATGCAAAGCGAAGCGTCATGGCGTGTCGATGGCCCGAACGGAGCGTTGAGCGGGCGCGAGGCCGTGATTGCCCTGGGGCCGTGGTCGGATGATGTATTCCGTCGGCTCGGTTACAACATGCCGCTCGGCATCAAGCGCGGCTATCACCTGCATCTGGCGCCGCGCGGCAATGCGGTGCTCAATCATCCCGTTCTCGATTCGGATCGCGGTTATCTGCTGGCGCCGATGAATCGCGGCATTCGCCTGACGACCGGCGCGGAATTCGCTCGTCGCGATGCGCCGCCGTCACCGGTGCAGATCGAGCGAACGCTTCCCATGGCGCGCGAGTTGTTCCCGCTGGGCGGCGCGATCGATGCGACGCCGTGGATGGGAAGGCGCCCGTGCATGCCCGACATGCTGCCGGTGATCGGAAAAGCGGCGCGCCATGCCGGATTGTGGTTCGACTTCGGACACCAGCATCACGGCCTGACGCTGGGGCCGGTCACAGGCCGGCTGCTGGCCGAAATGATGACGGGCGAGGAGCCGTTGGCCGATCCGAGACCGTTTGCCGCAGAGCGCTTTGGCTGA
- a CDS encoding NAD(P)/FAD-dependent oxidoreductase, translating into MADQPVLIVGAGHAGFQLAVSLRQAGYGGPVSLINDEPHLPYQRPPLSKAYLKGGGRPDSVMFRPEKFYHDQHVDLIADRAVAIDRSARELVCASGASRAYKHLVLATGARNRLLDIPNAGLDDVLYLRTLDESETLRQRFGAGGRVVVVGAGFIGLEFAATARAKGLEVDVVELAPRVMARAVTPEISEFFQRRHIEAGIRLHFGVQATSITSNDGRVTGVTLSDGRQLVADLVVVGVGVLPNVELAAEADLPVASGIIVDEHLLTADPDISAIGDCALFASVRFGAPLRLESVQNATDQARCVAARLTGDTKSYDGLPWFWSDQGADKLQIAGLTTGYDQVVVRGNAGEGSFSAFCYKAGRLIGVESVNRGSDHVFGRRILAVNGSIAPDQAADLAFDLKKALA; encoded by the coding sequence ATGGCAGATCAACCAGTCCTGATCGTCGGCGCGGGCCACGCGGGCTTTCAGCTCGCGGTGTCGCTGCGTCAGGCGGGGTACGGCGGACCCGTCAGCCTCATCAATGACGAGCCGCATCTGCCCTATCAGCGGCCGCCGCTCTCGAAAGCCTATCTGAAAGGTGGTGGTCGCCCGGATTCGGTGATGTTCAGGCCGGAGAAATTCTATCACGACCAGCACGTCGACCTGATCGCGGATCGCGCCGTGGCCATCGATCGCAGCGCCCGCGAGCTGGTCTGTGCCTCCGGCGCGTCCCGGGCTTACAAACACCTTGTGCTGGCGACCGGCGCACGCAATCGCCTGCTCGATATCCCCAACGCCGGACTTGATGACGTACTCTATCTGCGCACGCTCGATGAAAGCGAGACGCTGCGGCAACGCTTCGGGGCCGGGGGGCGGGTGGTTGTCGTCGGCGCGGGCTTCATCGGGCTCGAATTCGCGGCGACCGCGCGGGCGAAGGGCCTCGAGGTCGATGTGGTGGAGCTGGCGCCGCGCGTCATGGCGCGCGCGGTCACACCGGAGATTTCGGAGTTTTTTCAGCGCCGCCACATCGAGGCGGGGATTCGTCTGCATTTCGGCGTGCAGGCAACGAGCATCACCAGCAACGACGGCCGCGTGACCGGCGTCACCTTGAGCGATGGCCGGCAACTCGTGGCCGACCTCGTGGTGGTCGGCGTCGGCGTTCTGCCCAACGTCGAACTGGCGGCGGAGGCGGATCTGCCGGTTGCCTCCGGCATCATCGTCGATGAGCACCTGCTCACCGCCGATCCGGATATTTCGGCAATCGGCGACTGCGCGCTGTTTGCGAGCGTTCGCTTCGGTGCGCCGCTGCGGCTCGAATCCGTGCAGAACGCGACCGATCAGGCTCGCTGCGTAGCGGCGCGGTTGACCGGCGACACAAAGAGTTATGACGGCCTGCCGTGGTTCTGGAGCGATCAGGGCGCGGACAAGCTACAGATCGCGGGCCTGACCACCGGTTACGATCAGGTCGTGGTGCGGGGAAACGCCGGGGAGGGATCGTTCTCGGCGTTCTGTTACAAGGCCGGCCGCCTGATCGGAGTCGAATCCGTCAATCGCGGGTCGGATCACGTCTTCGGCCGCCGCATTCTCGCGGTGAACGGTTCGATCGCACCAGATCAGGCCGCCGATCTCGCTTTCGATCTCAAGAAAGCGCTGGCCTGA